The following proteins come from a genomic window of Winogradskyella sp. PC-19:
- a CDS encoding aldehyde dehydrogenase, whose amino-acid sequence MNIKNYINGKFHNPLQDNWIDNYNPSNGEVYGQIPNSSKEDVENAYQSAKSAFKQWSQTTLEERSRILIKISELLEANLQRFAEAESKDNGKPISLAKAVDIPRAASNFRFFGNAITQFASESHESVGQNAINYTLRQPIGVVGCISPWNLPLYLFTWKIAPAIAAGNCVVAKPSEVTPMTAYLLGEICNEAGLPKGVLNIVHGLGTSTGQAIVEHPDIKAISFTGGTATGAHIARVAAPMFKKLSLELGGKNPNIIFADCDYDDMLDTTVRSSFANQGQICLCGSRIFVEASIYEKFKNDFVAKVKALKVGHPSEKDTNIGALVSKPHLEKVKDFINIAKEENGTILCGGNEVTVQGYENGYYLEPTVIEVPNDECRVNQEEIFGPVVTIMPFNTEDEVLKMANKVKYGLSATLWTNDLKRTMRMSHQLQAGIIWVNTWMMRDLRTPFGGVKASGVGREGGFEALRFFTEPKNVCIKY is encoded by the coding sequence ATGAATATCAAAAACTACATTAACGGAAAATTTCACAATCCACTTCAAGACAATTGGATAGACAATTACAATCCATCTAATGGAGAAGTTTATGGTCAAATCCCTAATTCTTCAAAAGAAGATGTAGAAAATGCATATCAGTCTGCCAAATCTGCTTTTAAGCAGTGGTCACAAACCACTTTAGAAGAACGAAGTCGTATACTCATTAAAATCTCAGAATTATTAGAAGCTAACTTACAACGTTTTGCGGAAGCAGAAAGTAAGGACAATGGTAAACCTATTAGCTTAGCAAAGGCTGTAGACATACCAAGGGCAGCGAGTAACTTTAGATTTTTTGGAAATGCCATAACACAGTTTGCGAGTGAAAGTCATGAAAGTGTTGGACAAAACGCTATTAACTATACGTTACGACAACCTATTGGTGTTGTTGGCTGTATTTCACCTTGGAATCTTCCACTCTACTTATTTACCTGGAAAATTGCACCAGCCATTGCCGCTGGTAATTGTGTGGTTGCAAAACCAAGTGAAGTGACACCAATGACCGCTTATTTATTAGGCGAAATTTGTAATGAAGCTGGCTTACCAAAAGGTGTATTAAATATAGTTCACGGATTGGGCACATCAACAGGTCAAGCCATTGTAGAACATCCAGATATAAAAGCCATTTCATTTACTGGCGGCACAGCAACAGGCGCACACATTGCCAGAGTCGCAGCGCCAATGTTTAAAAAATTATCTTTAGAATTAGGAGGTAAAAATCCAAATATCATTTTTGCAGATTGCGATTATGACGATATGTTAGATACAACAGTACGTTCATCCTTTGCCAATCAAGGGCAAATCTGTCTTTGTGGTAGTCGCATCTTTGTAGAAGCATCTATTTACGAAAAATTCAAAAACGACTTTGTTGCAAAAGTAAAAGCACTAAAAGTGGGTCATCCTTCAGAAAAAGACACTAATATTGGAGCACTAGTCTCAAAACCGCATTTAGAGAAAGTAAAAGACTTCATTAACATTGCTAAAGAAGAAAACGGAACTATTTTATGTGGCGGAAATGAAGTCACTGTTCAAGGTTATGAAAACGGTTATTATCTAGAACCAACAGTCATTGAAGTACCAAATGACGAATGCCGCGTAAACCAAGAAGAAATATTTGGCCCTGTAGTTACGATAATGCCATTTAATACTGAAGATGAAGTTTTAAAAATGGCAAACAAAGTGAAATACGGATTATCCGCCACACTTTGGACTAATGACCTAAAACGCACTATGCGCATGAGTCATCAATTACAAGCTGGTATTATTTGGGTAAACACTTGGATGATGCGTGATTTACGCACACCTTTTGGTGGTGTAAAAGCTAGTGGTGTTGGTCGCGAAGGTGGTTTTGAAGCGCTTCGTTTTTTTACTGAACCAAAAAATGTATGTATTAAATATTAA
- the msrA gene encoding peptide-methionine (S)-S-oxide reductase MsrA, which translates to MKKLIAFLAIAVLFNCNNSAQNINKKQQAVIDADPVVVPIKDGKARAYFASGCFWCVEAVYESVKGVEESISGYSGGYTKNPTYEASNTGRTGHAEAVEIIYDPKVVSFATLVDVYFASQNPTQVNGQGPDRGSQYRSIIFYQNDEQKKIIEEKKAALAKKLDAKIAAEVYPFQKFWIAEDYHQNYERLHPNQRYIQGVSVPRLKRFQAKMPEVLKNGAGH; encoded by the coding sequence ATGAAAAAATTAATCGCTTTTTTAGCAATCGCAGTATTATTCAACTGTAATAATTCTGCGCAAAACATAAACAAAAAACAACAAGCTGTCATTGATGCTGACCCAGTAGTAGTACCAATAAAAGATGGTAAAGCACGTGCATATTTTGCTAGTGGCTGCTTTTGGTGTGTTGAAGCCGTATACGAAAGTGTAAAAGGCGTTGAAGAATCTATTAGCGGTTATTCTGGTGGCTACACAAAAAACCCAACTTACGAAGCTAGTAATACTGGAAGAACAGGTCATGCCGAAGCTGTAGAAATTATTTACGACCCAAAAGTTGTAAGTTTTGCCACCTTAGTCGATGTCTATTTTGCATCACAAAACCCAACGCAGGTTAATGGTCAAGGACCAGATAGAGGTAGCCAATACCGTTCCATTATTTTCTACCAAAATGACGAACAAAAGAAAATCATTGAAGAAAAAAAAGCAGCTTTAGCTAAAAAACTAGACGCTAAAATTGCTGCAGAAGTATATCCTTTCCAAAAGTTTTGGATTGCGGAAGATTATCACCAAAATTACGAAAGGCTTCACCCAAATCAACGTTATATACAAGGTGTATCTGTACCGCGGTTAAAACGTTTTCAGGCAAAGATGCCTGAGGTTTTAAAGAATGGTGCTGGGCATTAA
- a CDS encoding class I SAM-dependent methyltransferase, with the protein MNENANYFETNKATWNKKVAIHAQSEMYNMEGFKSGETSLMPYELEALGDVNGKSLLHLQCHFGQDTLSWSRLGAKCTAVDLSDEAIKLATKLNEELELDAEFVCCNVLETSKHVTETFDIVFTSYGTIGWLPDLKPWAKMISERLKPGGVFYIVEFHPILWMFDYSEGQPKMKYHYNQDAVIYDEYEGTYADQSSKMVSKEYGWNHGLSDVVNALIEAGLQIEYLNEHDKSPYDVFPDLIKTEDGMYKMVNQLFPMIFEVKAVKK; encoded by the coding sequence ATGAACGAGAATGCTAATTATTTTGAAACCAATAAAGCCACTTGGAATAAAAAAGTAGCCATACATGCGCAAAGCGAAATGTATAACATGGAAGGTTTTAAATCTGGCGAAACCTCTTTAATGCCATACGAGTTAGAGGCTTTGGGAGATGTTAATGGAAAGTCTTTGCTGCATTTGCAATGCCATTTTGGACAAGATACGTTGAGTTGGAGTAGACTAGGAGCCAAATGTACAGCGGTTGATTTGAGTGATGAAGCTATAAAATTAGCAACAAAACTTAACGAAGAACTTGAGCTTGACGCAGAGTTTGTTTGCTGCAACGTACTGGAAACTTCAAAACATGTTACTGAAACTTTTGATATCGTTTTTACAAGTTATGGTACTATTGGTTGGTTGCCAGATTTAAAACCTTGGGCTAAGATGATTTCCGAGAGATTAAAACCTGGTGGTGTATTTTATATCGTTGAGTTTCATCCTATTTTATGGATGTTTGATTATAGCGAAGGTCAACCAAAAATGAAATACCATTATAACCAAGACGCCGTTATTTATGACGAGTATGAAGGTACTTATGCAGACCAATCTTCAAAAATGGTTAGTAAAGAATACGGTTGGAATCATGGCTTAAGTGATGTTGTAAACGCATTGATTGAAGCTGGTTTACAAATTGAATATCTCAATGAACACGACAAAAGTCCGTATGACGTTTTTCCTGATTTAATTAAAACAGAAGATGGGATGTATAAGATGGTAAATCAGTTGTTTCCTATGATTTTTGAGGTTAAGGCTGTTAAGAAGTAG
- a CDS encoding FAD-dependent oxidoreductase, protein MKEKQQNILIIGAGLCGSLLALRMGQRGYNVNVYEMRPDLRKTDISAGRSINLAFSDRGNKGMKLVGLEEKVKALCIPMNGRMLHDREGNTFLSNYSGRDHEYINSISREGLNAMLLDEAEKHENVKIHFNKKCLSVDFENTTAHFEDYHTKDKFIEDADCIIATDGAGSALRRSYYLERKFLFSFSQDYLTHGYKELTILPTENGDYKTYKSALHIWPRGDFMVIALPNLDGSFTVTLFLSYAEGEYNFNNLTTPEIVTEFFQKEFPDALELMPNLVEDFFNNPTAPLGTVKCSPWHYKGNTLLMGDSAHAIVPFYGQGMNASFEDVVEFDAILDKHQGDWETIFSEYGKTRKKDTDAIADLAIDNFHEMKDHVGQAIFQEKRKIEMALEKEFPEDYSSKYSLVTFNEHIGYREAMLRGRAQDKAILNMLSDGIISTEDDIKDILDKVKTETDAILEDDKIAGLH, encoded by the coding sequence ATGAAAGAAAAACAACAAAATATATTAATTATAGGCGCAGGTTTATGCGGAAGTCTTCTCGCATTACGAATGGGACAACGCGGCTATAATGTCAATGTTTATGAAATGCGTCCAGACCTACGTAAAACTGATATTTCTGCTGGACGATCCATTAACCTAGCATTTTCTGACCGCGGTAATAAAGGCATGAAACTCGTCGGACTTGAAGAGAAAGTCAAAGCACTTTGCATTCCTATGAATGGACGTATGTTACATGACAGAGAAGGCAATACGTTTTTATCTAATTACAGCGGAAGAGACCATGAATATATCAACTCTATTTCGCGAGAAGGATTAAATGCCATGCTTTTGGACGAAGCAGAAAAACATGAAAATGTAAAAATTCACTTTAATAAAAAATGTCTTTCCGTAGATTTTGAAAATACAACAGCTCATTTTGAAGACTATCATACAAAAGATAAGTTTATTGAGGATGCTGATTGTATCATAGCTACTGATGGTGCAGGTTCTGCGTTACGCAGAAGTTATTATTTAGAGCGTAAATTTTTATTCAGTTTTTCACAAGATTATTTAACGCATGGCTATAAGGAATTAACTATTCTACCGACCGAAAATGGCGATTATAAAACCTATAAAAGTGCGCTTCACATATGGCCACGAGGAGACTTCATGGTCATTGCATTACCAAACTTAGATGGCAGTTTCACCGTAACGCTTTTCTTAAGCTATGCAGAAGGCGAATACAATTTTAATAATTTGACAACGCCGGAAATCGTTACAGAGTTCTTCCAAAAAGAATTCCCTGATGCGTTAGAGCTTATGCCTAATCTAGTAGAAGATTTCTTTAACAACCCAACAGCACCATTAGGCACTGTAAAATGTTCGCCTTGGCACTACAAAGGCAATACCCTATTAATGGGAGATTCAGCTCATGCAATTGTACCATTTTATGGTCAAGGCATGAATGCATCTTTTGAAGATGTCGTAGAATTTGATGCCATTTTAGACAAACACCAAGGTGATTGGGAAACTATTTTTAGTGAATACGGAAAAACCAGAAAAAAAGACACCGATGCCATTGCAGATTTAGCGATTGATAATTTTCATGAAATGAAAGATCATGTTGGTCAAGCCATATTTCAAGAAAAACGAAAAATAGAGATGGCTTTGGAGAAAGAATTCCCTGAAGACTATTCCTCAAAATATAGTTTGGTTACATTTAATGAGCACATTGGCTATAGAGAAGCTATGCTCAGAGGAAGAGCGCAAGACAAGGCCATATTAAATATGTTATCTGATGGAATAATCTCTACAGAAGACGACATCAAAGATATTTTAGACAAAGTAAAAACAGAAACAGACGCGATTTTAGAAGATGACAAAATCGCTGGATTACATTAA
- the lpxK gene encoding tetraacyldisaccharide 4'-kinase — MKILRILLFPIVPIYFFVTWLRNRFYDSGVKPSQSYDFPVICVGNLSTGGTGKTPMIEYLIRLLQSDKKVATLSRGYKRVTKGFLLADENVNVDMVGDEPFQFYNKFNDIYVAVDEDRQHGITELRSFEPQPEVVLLDDAYQHRKVKAGFNILLTSFGKLYTIDMVLPTGNLREPKSGAKRANVIVVTKCPNDLTEDKKASIIRRINPKNYQSVFFSSIKYCDTIYSSESEMSLETLSTFTLVTGIANATPLVKYLKSKTLDFEHLEYGDHYNFTIKDIELLEQKELILTTEKDYMRLLEVESLRSKLYYISIEVTLDKPLTFDSLIKDFVN, encoded by the coding sequence ATGAAAATCCTAAGAATCTTATTATTCCCAATTGTACCCATCTACTTTTTTGTGACTTGGTTACGAAATCGATTTTATGACTCTGGCGTAAAACCTTCACAATCTTATGATTTTCCTGTTATTTGTGTAGGGAATTTAAGTACTGGTGGCACTGGGAAAACACCAATGATTGAGTACTTGATACGACTTTTGCAATCAGATAAAAAAGTAGCAACACTAAGTCGTGGTTATAAACGCGTTACTAAAGGATTTTTATTGGCTGATGAGAATGTCAATGTTGATATGGTCGGTGACGAACCGTTTCAGTTTTATAACAAGTTTAATGACATATATGTAGCAGTTGATGAAGATAGACAGCATGGTATTACCGAGCTTAGAAGTTTTGAGCCACAACCAGAAGTTGTTTTACTTGACGATGCATATCAACATAGAAAAGTAAAAGCAGGTTTTAATATTTTGCTAACTTCTTTTGGAAAACTATATACTATCGATATGGTGTTACCAACTGGTAATTTAAGAGAGCCAAAGTCTGGTGCAAAAAGAGCAAATGTTATTGTTGTGACCAAATGTCCAAATGATTTAACTGAAGATAAAAAAGCATCAATTATTAGGAGAATTAATCCCAAAAATTATCAGAGTGTGTTTTTTAGTAGTATTAAATATTGTGATACTATTTATAGTTCAGAAAGTGAGATGTCTCTAGAAACATTATCTACTTTTACTTTGGTTACAGGAATTGCAAATGCTACTCCTTTAGTAAAATATCTGAAATCTAAAACTCTAGATTTTGAGCATTTAGAATACGGAGATCATTATAATTTTACAATAAAAGACATTGAACTCTTAGAGCAAAAGGAATTAATTTTAACTACAGAGAAAGATTATATGCGTTTGTTAGAGGTAGAGAGTTTACGCTCAAAACTATACTATATTTCTATAGAAGTTACTTTAGATAAACCTTTAACGTTTGACAGTTTAATTAAAGATTTCGTTAACTAA
- a CDS encoding zinc ribbon domain-containing protein, producing the protein MAKKAEATVEERLRALYDLQLIDSRVDEIRNIRGELPLEVRDLEDDVAGLNTRLEKLNDSLNTIDEEIKAKKNQIEESKTLIKKYTEQQNNVRNNREYNSLSKEIEFQELEMQLAEKHIKEFKVQIEQKKEVISDAKDKLKERTEHLKHKKGELDAILKETEKEEEALNNESAKYQKKIEERLVIAYNRIRNNVKNGLAVVPIERGASGGSFFTIPPQVQVEIAARKKVITDEHSGRILVDAALAEEEKVKMEKLFAKLSK; encoded by the coding sequence ATGGCAAAAAAAGCTGAAGCTACTGTAGAAGAGCGATTAAGAGCATTATACGATTTACAATTAATTGACTCAAGAGTAGACGAAATTAGAAACATCAGAGGTGAGCTTCCTTTAGAAGTAAGAGATTTAGAAGACGATGTTGCAGGTCTTAACACAAGATTAGAAAAGCTTAACGACAGCCTTAACACGATTGACGAGGAGATTAAAGCAAAGAAAAATCAAATCGAGGAATCTAAGACGCTTATTAAAAAATATACTGAGCAACAAAACAACGTTAGAAATAACAGAGAATACAATTCTTTAAGTAAAGAGATTGAATTTCAGGAATTAGAAATGCAATTAGCTGAAAAGCATATCAAAGAATTTAAGGTTCAGATAGAGCAAAAGAAAGAAGTTATTTCTGATGCAAAAGACAAATTAAAAGAACGTACTGAGCACTTAAAACACAAAAAAGGTGAATTAGATGCCATTCTAAAAGAAACTGAAAAGGAAGAAGAAGCATTAAATAATGAGTCTGCTAAATATCAGAAGAAAATCGAAGAGCGTTTAGTTATTGCCTATAACCGTATAAGAAATAATGTAAAAAATGGTTTAGCTGTTGTACCAATCGAAAGAGGTGCATCTGGTGGATCTTTCTTTACTATACCACCACAAGTTCAAGTTGAGATTGCTGCTAGAAAAAAAGTAATCACGGACGAGCATAGTGGTCGTATATTAGTTGACGCTGCATTAGCCGAAGAAGAAAAAGTAAAAATGGAAAAGTTATTTGCTAAGCTTAGTAAATAA
- a CDS encoding RidA family protein, which produces MSKDIVTPRGAYPHTKRVGDFIFVSGTSSRRPDNTIAGVDIIDEMGTKRLNAYTQTQEVLKNIESNLAKEGASLKDVVDVTSFLVNMNDFADYNKAYAEFFEKETGPTRTTVAVHQLPHPDLVIEIKVMAYKKA; this is translated from the coding sequence ATGAGTAAAGATATTGTAACACCAAGAGGCGCATATCCACACACAAAACGTGTAGGCGATTTTATTTTTGTTTCAGGAACAAGTTCTCGAAGACCAGATAATACCATTGCCGGTGTAGATATTATTGACGAGATGGGAACAAAACGATTAAATGCATATACCCAAACGCAAGAGGTTTTAAAGAATATTGAAAGCAACCTAGCCAAGGAAGGTGCTAGTTTAAAAGACGTCGTTGATGTGACTTCATTTTTAGTAAACATGAATGACTTTGCAGACTATAATAAAGCCTATGCAGAATTCTTCGAAAAAGAAACCGGACCAACGCGCACAACTGTTGCTGTACACCAATTACCACATCCAGATTTAGTAATTGAGATTAAGGTTATGGCTTATAAGAAAGCGTAA
- the kynU gene encoding kynureninase produces the protein MSQYKLGRDFANHLDQNDQLSKFRNQFHIPKDENGKELIYMTGNSLGLQPKITKSYIDQELEDWANLGVEGHTEGKNPWLHYHEFLTETMANIVGAKPLEVVVMNSLTANLHLMMVSFYKPTKERYKILIEADAFPSDKYAVESQLRHHGFDDKEGLILWKSRDNEELANYQDLEAILQEQGDEIALIMIGGVNYYTGQFFDLKRITDLGHSHGCTVGFDCAHGAGNVQLNLHNSGADFAVWCTYKYLNSGPGSLSGAFVHERHANRKDLNRFTGWWSHNKEMRFRMRDEFDQLPGAEGWQLSNPPILSMAAIRASLDVFKEAGFDKLCLKSKSLTGYFEFLINALKNSDIKIITPSNPEERGCQLSIQVKNADKSLHKKLTDTGIITDWREPDVIRCAPVPLYNSFTDIYEFVERLKNVL, from the coding sequence TTGTCTCAATATAAATTAGGTCGCGACTTTGCAAATCACTTAGACCAGAACGACCAGTTGTCAAAATTTAGAAATCAATTTCATATTCCAAAAGACGAAAATGGAAAAGAATTGATTTACATGACAGGAAACTCTTTAGGGCTTCAACCAAAAATCACAAAATCTTACATTGACCAAGAACTTGAAGATTGGGCAAATCTTGGTGTAGAAGGTCATACCGAAGGTAAAAATCCATGGTTACATTATCATGAGTTTTTGACTGAAACCATGGCAAATATTGTTGGTGCAAAACCTTTAGAAGTTGTAGTGATGAATTCGCTAACAGCTAATTTACACCTAATGATGGTTAGCTTTTACAAGCCAACAAAAGAACGTTATAAAATATTAATTGAAGCAGATGCATTTCCATCAGATAAGTATGCCGTAGAATCTCAATTGCGTCATCACGGCTTCGATGATAAAGAAGGATTGATACTTTGGAAATCTAGAGACAACGAAGAACTTGCCAATTACCAAGATTTAGAAGCTATTTTACAAGAACAAGGTGATGAGATTGCCTTAATTATGATTGGTGGTGTTAACTATTATACTGGGCAATTTTTTGACTTAAAACGTATTACAGACCTTGGACATAGTCATGGTTGTACTGTTGGTTTTGACTGTGCGCATGGCGCAGGAAATGTGCAGTTAAATCTTCATAATTCAGGTGCTGACTTTGCAGTTTGGTGTACTTATAAATATTTAAACTCCGGACCAGGTAGTTTATCTGGTGCATTTGTACACGAACGTCATGCCAACAGAAAAGACCTCAACAGATTTACAGGTTGGTGGAGTCATAATAAAGAAATGCGTTTTAGAATGCGTGATGAATTTGACCAACTTCCCGGAGCCGAAGGTTGGCAACTAAGTAATCCGCCAATATTATCAATGGCAGCTATTAGAGCATCACTAGACGTTTTTAAGGAAGCAGGATTTGATAAACTATGCCTAAAATCTAAATCATTGACAGGCTATTTTGAATTTTTAATCAACGCATTAAAAAATTCTGACATTAAAATTATTACACCTTCAAATCCTGAAGAACGTGGTTGTCAATTATCAATACAAGTTAAAAACGCTGACAAATCATTACACAAAAAACTAACTGATACTGGCATTATTACAGATTGGAGAGAACCAGATGTAATACGATGTGCACCAGTACCACTTTATAATTCATTTACAGATATTTATGAATTTGTAGAAAGACTGAAAAACGTTTTATGA
- a CDS encoding Nif3-like dinuclear metal center hexameric protein, whose translation MIVQDVINHLHDLAPLAYAEDFDNVGLLVGDKKQSVTGILVTLDTLETVVDEAIEKDCNLIISFHPIIFKGLKKLTGKSYVERVVIKAIQNNISIFAIHTALDNAFQGVNSIICDQLHLKNKQILLPQKGTIKKLTTYVPKANANELRQSIFKAGAGNIGNYDNCSFNTEGIGTYQGNEDSNPVIGERGTLQQEEEIQLNLTFQKHLESKILKTLFEAHPYEEVAFEVTTLENTNQHIGMGMIGELSNAQSEIDFLKFVKEKMKVSSVRHSKFLDKPVKKVAVLGGSGSFAIGAAKAAGADIFITADLKYHDFFSAENYIVLADIGHYESEQFTKTFLVDYLSKKISNFAIILSNTNTNPVKYL comes from the coding sequence ATGATTGTACAAGACGTCATTAATCATTTACACGATTTAGCGCCTTTGGCTTATGCCGAAGATTTTGATAATGTTGGTCTTTTGGTAGGCGACAAAAAACAGTCAGTTACAGGAATTCTAGTAACACTAGACACACTCGAAACTGTAGTAGATGAAGCTATCGAAAAAGACTGTAACCTTATCATTAGTTTTCATCCTATAATTTTTAAAGGTCTAAAAAAACTCACAGGCAAAAGTTACGTAGAGCGTGTAGTTATTAAAGCTATACAAAATAATATTTCAATTTTTGCAATTCATACTGCTCTAGACAACGCATTTCAAGGTGTAAATTCGATTATTTGTGATCAATTACATTTAAAAAATAAACAAATTTTACTGCCCCAAAAAGGTACTATAAAAAAGCTTACCACTTATGTACCAAAGGCAAACGCCAATGAGTTAAGACAATCAATTTTTAAAGCTGGTGCAGGTAATATTGGTAATTATGACAATTGTAGTTTTAATACTGAAGGTATCGGCACTTATCAAGGTAATGAAGACTCTAATCCTGTTATTGGCGAGCGTGGAACACTTCAACAAGAAGAAGAGATTCAGCTTAATCTTACTTTTCAAAAACACTTAGAATCTAAGATATTAAAAACGCTTTTTGAAGCACATCCGTACGAAGAAGTTGCTTTTGAAGTCACCACTTTAGAAAACACCAATCAGCATATAGGAATGGGTATGATTGGTGAGCTCAGCAATGCACAATCCGAAATTGATTTCCTGAAATTTGTAAAAGAAAAGATGAAAGTCTCATCAGTGAGGCATTCAAAATTTTTAGATAAGCCAGTAAAAAAAGTAGCTGTTTTAGGCGGTTCAGGTAGTTTTGCAATTGGTGCTGCAAAAGCAGCTGGCGCAGATATTTTTATCACAGCAGACCTAAAATATCACGACTTTTTCTCCGCCGAAAATTATATTGTTTTAGCAGACATTGGGCATTATGAGAGTGAACAGTTCACAAAAACGTTTTTAGTAGACTATCTCTCGAAAAAAATTAGTAATTTTGCAATCATTTTATCAAACACAAATACAAATCCGGTAAAGTATTTATAA